The proteins below are encoded in one region of Scomber japonicus isolate fScoJap1 chromosome 24, fScoJap1.pri, whole genome shotgun sequence:
- the cryaa gene encoding alpha-crystallin A chain — protein sequence MDIAIQHPWFRRALGSVYPARLFDQFFGEGMFDYDLFPYTASTISPYYRQSLFRNFLDSSNSGMSEVRSDRDKFAVFLDVKHFSPDELCVKITDDYVEIQGKHGERQDDHGYISREFHRRYRLPSNVDQSSITCSLSVDGLLTLIGPKVPGGSESSRSERNIPVTRDDKPNAAASS from the exons ATGGATATTGCCATCCAGCACCCCTGGTTCAGACGCGCCCTGGGCTCTGTCTACCCTGCCCGTCTCTTCGACCAGTTTTTTGGAGAGGGCATGTTTGACTACGACCTTTTCCCCTACACCGCCTCAACCATCAGCCCCTATTACAGACAGTCGCTGTTCCGCAACTTTTTGGATTCTTCCAACTCCGGCATGTCGGAG GTGAGGTCCGACAGGGATAAGTTTGCAGTCTTCCTGGATGTCAAGCACTTCTCTCCTGATGAGCTCTGTGTTAAGATCACTGATGACTATGTGGAGATCCAGGGCAAGCATGGAGAAAGACag GATGACCATGGTTACATTTCTCGTGAGTTTCACCGCCGCTACCGCCTCCCCTCCAATGTAGACCAATCATCAATCACCTGCTCCCTGTCAGTTGATGGTTTGCTGACTCTGATTGGGCCAAAGGTCCCTGGTGGGAGTGAATCCAGCCGCAGTGAGCGCAACATCCCTGTCACCCGTGACGACAAGCCCAATGCTGCTGCGTCCTCCTAG